In a genomic window of Tissierella sp. Yu-01:
- a CDS encoding response regulator transcription factor, whose translation MNTILVVEDEDVLREVIIDYLLSDGYKVLEAADGEVALELFQSNSVDLVILDIVLPKMDGWSVCSRIRKSSSIPIIILTARSDEDDSLLGYELGADDYLIKPYSPRILMAKVKRFLEKQSGTMDGMMISSSDIVINMGSRLVYIDGNEINLTHTEFEILSYLMQNKGIVITREQIISKIWGYDFYGDEKTVNSHIRNLRAKLGNKGNCIVTVIRLGYKFEEEKL comes from the coding sequence ATGAATACAATATTGGTTGTAGAAGATGAAGATGTATTGCGTGAAGTGATTATAGATTATCTATTATCAGATGGATATAAGGTATTGGAGGCAGCTGATGGAGAAGTGGCTTTAGAGCTATTTCAGTCCAATTCTGTTGATTTAGTTATCTTGGATATTGTTCTTCCAAAGATGGATGGCTGGTCAGTATGCAGTAGAATTCGTAAAAGTTCCAGTATCCCTATTATTATTTTAACTGCGCGTTCAGATGAAGATGATTCTCTTCTAGGATATGAGCTGGGGGCAGATGATTATCTGATTAAACCATATAGCCCTCGAATTCTAATGGCTAAAGTTAAACGATTTCTCGAAAAACAATCAGGAACTATGGATGGAATGATGATATCATCTAGTGATATTGTAATAAATATGGGATCTAGACTCGTTTATATAGATGGAAATGAGATAAATCTAACTCATACAGAATTTGAAATCCTGTCTTACTTAATGCAAAATAAAGGGATAGTAATTACCAGGGAACAAATAATATCTAAAATATGGGGCTATGATTTTTATGGTGATGAAAAGACAGTGAACAGCCATATAAGAAACCTGCGTGCTAAACTTGGAAATAAAGGTAATTGCATTGTTACGGTTATACGTTTAGGTTATAAATTTGAAGAGGAGAAACTATGA
- a CDS encoding ABC transporter ATP-binding protein, whose protein sequence is MEAISVKNLSVAYEDNVIIDQMNLSIPKGKINIIIGSNGCGKSTLLKSIARIIEPRSGEIFINNKDIQTQKEKFLATQIAFLPQGPICPSGMTVKELVAYGRFPHQKMIGGLKSHDKEIINWAIEETGLKEFKDREIESLSGGQRQRAWIAMTLAQETDVIMLDEPTTYLDMSYQLEVLQLLEKLNKEKGITIVMVLHELNNACRFASNIIGLKDGKIVCQGLPKDAITEDNLREIYGIDVKLQLSENNEYPICVDYELIKGVK, encoded by the coding sequence ATGGAAGCTATAAGTGTAAAAAATTTATCAGTCGCATATGAAGACAATGTAATAATAGATCAAATGAATCTTTCGATTCCCAAGGGAAAGATAAATATAATCATAGGATCAAATGGATGCGGTAAATCAACTTTGCTGAAAAGTATAGCACGGATAATAGAGCCTAGAAGCGGAGAAATATTTATCAATAACAAAGATATACAAACTCAAAAAGAGAAGTTTCTAGCAACCCAAATTGCCTTTTTACCTCAAGGACCAATTTGTCCAAGTGGAATGACAGTTAAAGAATTAGTTGCCTATGGAAGATTTCCTCATCAAAAGATGATAGGTGGACTGAAGAGTCATGATAAAGAAATTATTAATTGGGCAATCGAAGAAACAGGTCTTAAGGAATTTAAAGATAGAGAGATAGAAAGTTTATCTGGAGGACAGAGGCAAAGAGCTTGGATTGCAATGACTTTAGCTCAGGAAACAGACGTTATTATGCTAGATGAACCAACAACTTATTTAGATATGTCCTATCAGTTGGAAGTGTTACAGCTGTTAGAAAAGTTGAATAAAGAAAAAGGTATTACTATAGTTATGGTGTTGCATGAACTGAATAATGCTTGTAGATTTGCAAGTAATATTATTGGATTAAAAGATGGTAAAATTGTTTGTCAGGGATTACCTAAGGATGCAATAACAGAAGATAATTTAAGAGAAATTTATGGAATTGATGTTAAATTACAACTAAGTGAAAATAATGAATATCCTATTTGCGTGGATTATGAGCTTATAAAGGGGGTAAAATGA
- a CDS encoding iron ABC transporter permease, with protein MKKTKFQLSALALVILLLLSIIVYLSWGSYKIGFLDIINTLLGRGTKLQNATILQLRIPRMLVGICVGVALSTAGGLLQTITKNELADPGIIGINAGAAVAAVIFISLKTTDYYGALGSLSIYVLPFMAIVGAGISTFIIYFLSSRNGIRPKRLLLIGLGMNAGLNAFITFFTFRGGVGDYNRVLVWISGSLLGSGWDYAKIIIPLIAVLFALVLLNYKKLDVLNLSDEHAIGLGLNINRERKKLLTYGVMLAGGATAFAGNIGFIGLISPNIAKKLVGHHHKNFLIISAMISVVITLFADAVSRNLFSPIEIPVGIVVSIFGVPYFIYLMMKEK; from the coding sequence ATGAAAAAAACTAAATTTCAATTATCAGCTTTAGCCTTAGTTATTCTGTTGCTATTGTCTATTATCGTATATTTAAGCTGGGGAAGTTATAAAATAGGATTTTTAGATATTATCAATACCCTGCTAGGAAGAGGAACAAAACTTCAAAATGCAACAATCTTACAACTTAGAATACCTAGAATGTTAGTTGGTATTTGTGTTGGAGTAGCTTTATCTACAGCAGGAGGTCTACTACAGACTATAACTAAAAATGAACTAGCTGATCCGGGAATAATCGGAATTAATGCAGGAGCAGCAGTGGCAGCTGTTATATTTATTTCATTGAAAACAACCGATTATTATGGTGCCTTAGGCTCTCTATCTATTTATGTTTTGCCTTTTATGGCTATTGTAGGTGCTGGAATTTCTACTTTTATAATTTACTTTTTATCCAGTAGGAATGGAATAAGACCTAAAAGACTGCTGTTAATTGGACTTGGAATGAATGCAGGGCTGAATGCTTTTATTACATTTTTTACATTTAGGGGTGGGGTAGGTGATTACAATAGGGTACTGGTTTGGATTTCTGGAAGCTTGTTGGGTTCCGGCTGGGATTATGCTAAAATAATCATTCCTTTAATTGCTGTTCTATTTGCTCTAGTTTTATTAAATTATAAGAAGTTAGATGTACTTAACTTATCTGATGAGCATGCGATTGGCCTAGGATTAAACATTAATAGAGAGAGAAAGAAATTGTTAACTTATGGAGTAATGCTGGCTGGAGGAGCAACGGCCTTTGCGGGAAATATAGGATTTATTGGTTTGATATCACCTAATATAGCAAAAAAACTAGTAGGTCATCATCATAAGAACTTCTTAATAATATCAGCAATGATAAGTGTTGTTATCACATTGTTTGCAGATGCAGTTTCAAGAAATTTGTTTTCACCAATCGAGATTCCCGTAGGAATTGTTGTTTCAATATTTGGAGTACCTTATTTTATTTATTTAATGATGAAGGAGAAATAA
- a CDS encoding MFS transporter codes for MKNKNFIIVVIGQIISLFGNAIQRFCMSLYILDLTGSAAAFSTTLAISTIPYILFAPIAGVLADTVNRKKIMVYLDFFCAVLLAGYSIILTSGRDNIFIIGIVMFILSIIYTLYNPSVTACIPQIVDKEELTSANGIIQQVGAIVNIAGSIIAGILYSLVDMKVIVILNAVCFFISAILETFLKIPDLEIKEKFKNPILESFREMNKSFIYLKEKRKIVLGIIISYGLTNIFVVPILSVVSPYFIKVKLNMSSSIYGLVESIFVSGMIIGGLLVTLKPKMFKINDIHKTMYPMVISIIVMGISAYLNTGNKLLVLVLYSIGGLGIMLSIALSNVISLTYIQNEVKEDMLGKVSAFSTAVATVSVAPGQLIYGQLIEFNLEFYSILALSFILSIGVVGFIKWNVRRI; via the coding sequence ATGAAAAATAAAAACTTCATTATAGTAGTGATAGGTCAGATAATATCCCTATTTGGAAATGCGATTCAAAGATTTTGTATGTCTTTATATATATTAGATTTGACAGGAAGTGCAGCTGCCTTTTCAACAACATTGGCAATTTCAACTATACCGTATATATTGTTTGCACCTATTGCAGGAGTACTAGCAGATACAGTAAATCGAAAAAAGATTATGGTCTATTTAGACTTTTTTTGTGCTGTATTATTGGCTGGATATTCAATAATACTAACAAGTGGAAGAGATAATATTTTTATAATAGGAATTGTTATGTTTATACTATCCATTATTTATACCCTATACAATCCTTCTGTTACAGCTTGTATTCCACAGATTGTTGATAAAGAAGAATTGACATCTGCTAATGGAATTATTCAACAGGTTGGAGCAATAGTGAATATAGCCGGATCGATTATTGCGGGTATATTATATAGTTTAGTTGATATGAAGGTTATAGTAATACTAAATGCTGTTTGCTTTTTTATATCAGCTATTTTGGAAACTTTTTTAAAAATTCCTGATTTAGAAATAAAAGAAAAATTTAAAAACCCTATTTTAGAATCCTTTAGGGAAATGAATAAGAGTTTTATATATTTAAAGGAAAAAAGAAAAATTGTACTGGGAATTATTATTTCTTATGGATTAACGAATATTTTTGTAGTACCAATTTTAAGTGTGGTTTCTCCATATTTTATAAAAGTAAAATTAAATATGTCCTCTTCCATATATGGTCTAGTAGAATCGATATTTGTTTCAGGTATGATAATAGGTGGATTGCTGGTAACACTTAAACCTAAGATGTTTAAAATAAATGATATACATAAGACCATGTATCCTATGGTAATATCTATTATAGTCATGGGTATTTCGGCTTACTTGAATACGGGAAACAAGCTTCTTGTTTTAGTATTATATTCAATAGGTGGTCTTGGAATAATGTTGTCCATAGCTTTATCTAATGTCATATCTTTAACTTATATTCAAAATGAAGTTAAAGAAGATATGCTGGGGAAAGTTAGTGCCTTTTCCACTGCCGTTGCAACGGTAAGTGTTGCACCCGGACAACTAATATATGGACAACTTATAGAATTTAATTTAGAGTTTTATAGTATTCTAGCATTAAGTTTTATATTAAGCATTGGAGTAGTTGGGTTTATAAAATGGAATGTAAGAAGAATTTGA
- a CDS encoding DNA-3-methyladenine glycosylase I yields the protein MNRCPWCIGNELYEKYHDEEWGVPVHDDKKHFEFLVLESAQAGLSWLTILKKRENYRKAYDGFDAEKIAIYGEEKIEELMNNPGIVRNRRKIEASINNAKRFLEVKKEWGSFDKYIWSFVDYKPVRNHWEELSQVPSTTELSDKISKDLKKRGFKFLGSTIIYAHIQATGLVNDHLVTCFRYS from the coding sequence ATGAATCGTTGTCCATGGTGTATAGGAAATGAATTATATGAAAAATATCATGATGAGGAATGGGGAGTTCCCGTTCACGACGATAAAAAGCATTTTGAGTTTTTAGTATTAGAGTCAGCTCAGGCTGGATTAAGCTGGTTGACTATATTGAAGAAGAGAGAGAACTATAGAAAAGCATATGATGGATTTGACGCTGAAAAGATAGCTATCTACGGCGAAGAAAAGATAGAAGAATTAATGAATAATCCTGGAATAGTTAGAAATCGTAGGAAGATAGAAGCCTCTATAAATAACGCTAAAAGATTTCTAGAAGTGAAAAAAGAGTGGGGGAGCTTTGATAAATATATATGGTCGTTTGTCGATTACAAACCAGTGAGAAATCATTGGGAAGAACTATCTCAAGTTCCTAGTACTACAGAGCTATCGGATAAAATAAGTAAAGATTTAAAGAAAAGGGGATTTAAGTTTTTAGGATCGACAATAATATATGCACACATTCAGGCAACTGGATTAGTAAATGATCATTTAGTAACATGCTTTAGATATAGTTAG
- a CDS encoding iron ABC transporter permease — protein sequence MKQNNTIAFIFCSIIVLIIGLFLGISLGATHIGLTDIWDSVFNYTETLELMLIRDVRIPRVLSVLFTGGILGVTGAMIQGVTRNPIAEPSLLGVSQGATLVIAIFYALGITISTSNVMIASLIGSIFSGSIVVGFLSKQTKGSSITKILLAGTALSTFFISLTTIIGLLSNQSQFIAFWVSGGFRNATWADFKLVSIVGTVGLILAILLSKKINILSLGDDVAISLGENPEKIRLSTFLVMIPMCAAAVAVGKNIGFVGLIMPQIVRKIFGEDYTKNIPLSFLLGSVLLVYSDIAARLFYSPYEMPIGIFTALIGVPFFIAVARKERG from the coding sequence ATGAAACAAAATAATACAATAGCCTTTATATTTTGCAGCATTATAGTGTTAATTATTGGGTTGTTTCTAGGTATTAGCCTAGGGGCAACCCATATTGGACTTACAGACATATGGGATAGTGTTTTTAACTATACAGAAACACTTGAACTTATGTTAATTAGAGATGTACGTATTCCAAGAGTTCTTTCGGTATTATTTACTGGAGGTATCTTAGGTGTCACTGGTGCAATGATTCAGGGGGTTACAAGAAATCCAATAGCAGAACCTTCCTTACTTGGAGTTAGTCAAGGAGCAACTTTAGTTATAGCTATTTTCTATGCTCTTGGAATCACCATTAGTACTTCTAACGTAATGATTGCTTCATTAATTGGATCAATATTTAGCGGAAGCATTGTTGTAGGGTTTTTATCAAAGCAAACAAAGGGCAGTTCAATTACGAAGATTCTTCTAGCAGGCACTGCACTTAGTACTTTCTTTATCTCACTAACAACAATTATAGGGCTTTTGTCCAATCAGTCTCAGTTTATTGCTTTTTGGGTTTCTGGAGGATTTAGAAATGCGACTTGGGCAGATTTTAAGTTAGTGTCAATAGTTGGAACAGTAGGTTTAATTTTGGCCATCTTACTATCTAAGAAAATCAACATACTAAGTCTAGGAGATGATGTAGCAATAAGCCTTGGTGAAAATCCAGAAAAAATTAGATTATCAACTTTTCTTGTTATGATACCCATGTGTGCAGCAGCTGTAGCTGTTGGAAAGAATATTGGATTTGTAGGATTGATAATGCCTCAAATAGTAAGAAAGATATTTGGTGAAGACTATACAAAGAATATACCGTTATCCTTTCTCTTGGGATCAGTATTGTTAGTATACTCAGATATTGCTGCTAGACTATTTTATAGCCCTTATGAAATGCCTATAGGAATATTTACTGCACTAATCGGAGTTCCCTTCTTTATAGCTGTGGCAAGAAAGGAGCGAGGTTAA
- a CDS encoding HAMP domain-containing sensor histidine kinase → MKKSIVLKWFVLTVLLFSTMFLLIGITQNFLFEEYYIRKKSDALKMHMDEYLSLEAKKGPEVASGELYKNNHIWITKLDKYGNINNIDNYYIEVELKNEPQGYLRIPMYPFEGEFSSDVMSTLRIGDEVIIDTVNIGDEIIPYHIQTNSTGVVNLNIANKLHGPNADRAYNHIKTGLYRGIITKTIFPGSQSYMPFPYSEGYFLEQIKEFQVGLLADNIESIQHIEEQSVMENFVEYKIIIEPIIENGITGYIFAMTSLQPVDEAISVIRQFYPYFFGFAFFYIILLAYVFSKWLTKPLISINRITGKIANMDFTEELPVHSDDEIGQLSQNINYLSKQMEAYIAQLKEDLDKERKLETIRKEFIAGVSHELKTPLAIMKSCLSILKDGIATEKRDHYIQAMEDEIERTDLLVVNMLDLAKFESGTYKPEMAPFEIDKVIIKVSRSLDEQIQEKNLTLTLKLCSKMVVGHKELISRVITNFLSNAIQHTENGHSILIVTKCNEHTAEVRVENQGKPISEEDMKKIWDQFYRVESRTSKTGTGLGLSISKEILELHHAVYGVENTKDGVRFFFSLPLL, encoded by the coding sequence ATGAAAAAAAGTATTGTTCTAAAATGGTTTGTTCTAACAGTTCTATTATTCTCTACGATGTTTTTATTAATTGGAATTACCCAAAACTTTCTTTTTGAGGAATATTATATCAGAAAGAAATCAGATGCCCTCAAAATGCATATGGATGAGTATTTAAGTTTGGAAGCTAAAAAAGGGCCCGAAGTAGCATCAGGGGAATTATATAAGAATAACCATATCTGGATTACAAAGTTGGATAAATATGGGAATATCAACAATATAGATAATTACTATATAGAAGTAGAACTAAAGAATGAACCCCAAGGATATTTAAGAATACCAATGTATCCATTTGAAGGAGAATTTTCTTCTGATGTTATGTCAACATTGAGAATCGGTGATGAAGTGATTATTGACACCGTTAATATAGGTGATGAAATAATTCCATATCATATACAAACTAATTCAACCGGAGTTGTAAACTTAAACATTGCGAACAAACTCCATGGTCCTAATGCCGATAGAGCATATAATCATATTAAAACAGGACTGTACAGAGGAATTATAACTAAAACTATATTTCCGGGAAGTCAATCATATATGCCCTTTCCTTATAGCGAAGGTTATTTTTTGGAACAAATTAAAGAATTTCAAGTAGGCTTGTTAGCTGATAATATAGAATCTATTCAGCATATTGAAGAACAAAGTGTAATGGAAAATTTTGTGGAATATAAAATAATTATTGAACCAATTATAGAAAATGGTATAACGGGATATATTTTTGCAATGACTTCTCTTCAGCCAGTAGATGAAGCAATTTCTGTTATTCGGCAATTCTATCCTTATTTCTTTGGATTTGCTTTTTTCTATATTATATTATTGGCATATGTTTTTTCTAAGTGGTTGACTAAACCTTTGATATCTATCAATCGAATTACAGGGAAAATAGCAAATATGGATTTTACTGAAGAATTGCCGGTGCATTCAGATGATGAAATCGGGCAGCTATCCCAAAATATAAATTATCTATCTAAACAGATGGAAGCATATATTGCTCAGTTAAAAGAAGATCTTGATAAAGAGAGGAAATTAGAAACTATACGCAAGGAATTTATTGCAGGGGTTTCCCATGAGCTGAAAACACCTCTTGCTATTATGAAAAGCTGTTTATCTATCTTAAAGGATGGTATTGCAACTGAAAAAAGAGATCATTACATTCAAGCCATGGAAGACGAAATAGAGAGGACGGACTTACTGGTGGTCAATATGTTGGACCTAGCAAAGTTTGAATCTGGTACCTATAAACCTGAGATGGCTCCTTTTGAAATAGATAAGGTGATTATTAAAGTAAGTAGGTCGTTGGATGAGCAAATTCAGGAGAAAAATCTCACCCTAACATTAAAACTTTGTTCTAAAATGGTAGTAGGACATAAGGAGTTAATTAGCCGGGTGATTACTAATTTTCTTAGCAATGCAATTCAGCATACGGAAAATGGACATAGTATCTTAATTGTTACAAAATGCAATGAACATACAGCTGAAGTTAGGGTTGAAAACCAAGGAAAACCCATATCCGAGGAAGATATGAAAAAGATATGGGACCAATTCTATCGTGTTGAGTCCCGTACATCCAAAACAGGTACAGGTCTTGGACTTTCTATATCAAAGGAAATACTAGAACTTCATCATGCAGTTTATGGTGTAGAAAATACGAAAGATGGTGTTCGTTTTTTCTTTTCACTACCTTTACTATAA